In Sorghum bicolor cultivar BTx623 chromosome 10, Sorghum_bicolor_NCBIv3, whole genome shotgun sequence, one genomic interval encodes:
- the LOC8082276 gene encoding subtilisin-like protease SBT5.3 isoform X2 has translation METTSVSVSVESTRRRRHTTTASTAAVLLVLLCCSLLQSPAAALASGSGNPSSYVVYLGGHPPRDDGVSPEVASRMAADSHYDLLGAVLGDREKAREAIFYSYTKHINGFAANLEPRHAAEIARYPGVVSVFPNRGRKLHTTRTWEFMGLERAGDVPQWSAWEKARYGEDTIIGNLDSGVWPESKSFDDGEMGPIPDDWKGICQNDHDRTFQCNSKLIGARYFNKGWAEASRLPLDDALNTPRDENGHGTHTLSTAGGAAVRGAGALGYGVGTARGGSPRARVAAYRVCFRPVNGSECFDADVLSAFEAAIADGVHVISASVGGDANDYLYDAVAIGSLHAVKAGIAVVCSASNNGPDLGTVTNVAPWILTVAASSVDREFSALAVFNHTRVEGMSLSERWLHGEGFYPIIAGEEATAPGSKPKDAELCLMGSLDPEKVRGKIVVCLRGIAMRVLKGEAVRHAGGAAMILVNDEASGDDIYPDPHVLPAVHISYANGLALWAYIKSTKVATGFVVKGRTILGMRPVPVMAAFSSQGPNTVNPEILKPDITAPGVNVIAAWSGATSPTERSFDKRRVAFNMLSGTSMSCPHVSGIAGLIKTLHPDWSPSAIKSAIMTSATELDVERKPIQNSSHAPATPFSYGAGHVFPSRALDPGLVYDMTIVDYLDFLCALGYNATAMEDFNKGSFVCPSTHMSLHDLNYPSITAHGLRPGTTTMVRRRLKNVGPPGTYRVAVVREPEGVHVSVTPAMLVFREAGEEKEFDVNFTVRDPAPPAGYAFGAIVWSDGSHQVRSPLVVKTTQ, from the exons ATGGAGACCACCAGCGTGTCTGTGTCTGTCGAGTCCACGCGTCGCCGCCGTCACACCACCACGGCGTCGACTGCCGCCGTCCTCCTCGTCCTGCTCTGCTGTTCGCTGCTGCAGAGCCCCGCGGCCGCGCTCGCTTCCGGCTCCGGGAACCCGTCGTCGTACGTCGTGTACCTCGGTGGACATCCGCCGCGCGACGACGGCGTGTCGCCGGAGGTGGCGTCCCGGATGGCCGCCGACTCGCACTACGACCTCCTCGGCGCCGTCCTTGGAGA CCGGGAGAAGGCGCGCGAGGCCATTTTCTACTCGTACACCAAGCACATCAATGGCTTCGCCGCCAACCTCGAGCCCCGCCACGCCGCCGAGATCGCCA GGTACCCCGGAGTGGTGTCGGTGTTCCCCAACAGGGGCCGCAAGCTGCACACGACGAGGACGTGGGAGTTCATGGGGCTCGAGAGGGCCGGCGACGTCCCGCAGTGGTCGGCCTGGGAGAAGGCCAGGTACGGCGAGGACACCATCATCGGCAACCTCGACTCAG GCGTCTGGCCGGAGTCCAAGAGCTTCGACGACGGCGAAATGGGGCCCATCCCAGACGACTGGAAGGGCATCTGCCAGAACGACCACGACAGGACGTTCCAATGCAACAG CAAGCTCATCGGCGCGCGCTACTTCAACAAGGGGTGGGCGGAGGCGTCGCGTCTCCCGCTCGACGACGCGCTCAATACACCCCGGGACGAGAACGGGCACGGCACGCACACGCTGTCGACGGCGGGCGGCGCCGCGGTGCGCGGCGCGGGCGCGCTAGGGTACGGCGTGGGCACGGCGCGGGGCGGGtccccgcgcgcgcgcgtggCGGCGTACCGCGTCTGCTTCCGCCCCGTCAACGGCAGCGAGTGCTTCGACGCCGACGTGCTCTCGGCGTTCGAGGCCGCCATCGCCGACGGCGTGCACGTCATCTCGGCCTCCGTCGGCGGCGACGCCAACGACTACCTCTACGACGCCGTCGCCATCGGATCGCTCCACGCCGTCAAGGCCGGCATCGCCGTCGTCTGCTCCGCCAGCAACAACGGCCCCGACCTCGGCACCGTCACCAACGTCGCGCCGTGGATCCTCACCGTCGCCGCCAGCTCCGTCGACAGGGAGTTCTCCGCCTTAGCCGTCTTCAACCACACCAGGGTCGAG GGCATGAGCCTGTCGGAGAGGTGGCTGCACGGGGAAGGCTTCTACCCGATCATCGCCGGCGAGGAAGCGACAGCTCCGGGGAGCAAGCCGAAAGACGC CGAGTTGTGCTTGATGGGGTCCCTGGACCCGGAGAAGGTGAGGGGAAAGATCGTGGTGTGCCTGAGAGGGATCGCCATGAGGGTGTTGAAGGGGGAGGCCGTCCGCCACGCCGGTGGCGCCGCCATGATCCTCGTCAACGACGAGGCCTCCGGTGACGACATCTACCCCGACCCGCACGTGCTCCCGGCCGTGCACATCTCCTACGCCAACGGGCTCGCCCTCTGGGCGTACATCAAGAGCACCAA GGTTGCAACCGGGTTCGTCGTCAAGGGGAGGACGATCTTGGGCATGAGGCCGGTGCCGGTCATGGCGGCTTTCTCATCTCAGGGGCCCAACACGGTCAACCCTGAGATCCTCAAG CCAGACATCACGGCGCCGGGGGTGAACGTGATCGCGGCGTGGAGCGGCGCGACGTCGCCCACAGAGAGGTCATTCGACAAGCGGCGCGTGGCGTTCAACATGCTGTCCGGCACGTCCATGTCGTGCCCGCACGTCTCCGGCATCGCTGGCCTCATCAAGACCCTCCACCCGGACTGGAGCCCCTCCGCGATCAAGTCGGCCATCATGACAAGCG CGACGGAGCTGGACGTGGAGCGGAAGCCGATCCAGAACTCGTCCCACGCTCCGGCGACGCCGTTCAGctacggcgccggccacgtctTCCCGAGCCGCGCGCTGGACCCGGGGCTCGTCTACGACATGACCATCGTCGACTACCTCGACTTCCTCTGCGCGCTCGGGTACAACGCGACGGCCATGGAGGACTTCAACAAGGGGTCCTTCGTGTGCCCTAGCACCCACATGAGCCTCCACGACCTCAACTACCCGTCCATCACTGCCCACGGTCTGCGCCCCGGCACCACCACCATGGTCCGCCGCAGGCTCAAGAACGTCGGCCCGCCGGGGACGTACAGGGTCGCCGTCGTCAGGGAGCCCGAGGGGGTGCACGTGTCGGTCACGCCGGCGATGCTGGTGTTCAGGGAAGCCGGCGAGGAGAAGGAGTTCGACGTCAACTTCACTGTCAGGGACCCTGCCCCGCCCGCCGGCTACGCATTCGGCGCCATCGTCTGGTCTGATGGGAGCCATCAGGTGAGGAGTCCACTGGTGGTGAAGACGACGCAGTGA
- the LOC8082277 gene encoding ADP-ribosylation factor GTPase-activating protein AGD12 isoform X2, whose product MIEVGGNSYANAIYEAFLPEGYHKPHPDSSQEERADFIRSKYELQEFLKPSLRLVSNKGSLEATSSRKHTGSNVSLSASFNSEAGMVEFIGILKVKVIRGTKLAVRDLISSDPYVVLTLGQQKAKTSVIKRNLNPVWNEELKLSVPQQYGPLKLQVFDHDMLSKDDKMGDAEIDLQPMISAATAFGDPDLLADMQIGKWLKSPDNALARDSAVNVISGKVKQEVSLMLQNVESGEVELELEWIPLNQ is encoded by the exons ATGATAGAAGTTGGTGGAAACTCTTATGCCAATGCTATATATGAAGCATTTCTGCCAGAGGGCTATCACAAGCCGCATCCAGATTCTAGCCAGGAAGAGAGAGCTGATTTCATCAG GTCAAAGTATGAGCTGCAAGAATTTTTGAAGCCAAGCCTGAGGTTAGTTTCTAATAAGGGCTCTTTAGAGGCTACCAGCTCTCGGAAACATACCGGCAGTAATGTCTCTCTTTCTGCTAGTTTCAACAGTGAG GCTGGAATGGTTGAGTTTATCGGAATACTAAAAGTTAAAGTAATAAGAGGGACTAAATTAGCTGTAAGAGACCTGATAAGTAGTGACCCCTATGTTGTACTGACCCTAGGACAACAG AAAGCAAAGACTTCTGTGATTAAACGTAATCTGAATCCTGTTTGGAATGAAGAGCTTAAGCTGTCAGTTCCTCAGCAGTACGGGCCTCTGAAGCTT CAAGTGTTCGACCATGACATGCTATCAAAGGATGACAAAATGGGCGATGCCGAGATTGACCTGCAGCCGATGATCAGTGCAGCTACAGCGTTTGGCGACCCTGACCTACTCGCGGACATGCAGATCGGCAAGTGGCTCAAGTCCCCCGACAACGCGCTGGCGAGGGACAGCGCCGTCAATGTCAtcagtggcaaggtcaagcaGGAGGTCTCTCTGATGCTACAGAACGTGGAATCCGGGGAGGTAGAACTAGAGCTGGAGTGGATACCTCTCAATCAGTAG
- the LOC8082276 gene encoding subtilisin-like protease SBT5.3 isoform X1 produces the protein METTSVSVSVESTRRRRHTTTASTAAVLLVLLCCSLLQSPAAALASGSGNPSSYVVYLGGHPPRDDGVSPEVASRMAADSHYDLLGAVLGDREKAREAIFYSYTKHINGFAANLEPRHAAEIASEPLTADRTLSHDDLSNMHDLYIFSTLKCISGYPGVVSVFPNRGRKLHTTRTWEFMGLERAGDVPQWSAWEKARYGEDTIIGNLDSGVWPESKSFDDGEMGPIPDDWKGICQNDHDRTFQCNSKLIGARYFNKGWAEASRLPLDDALNTPRDENGHGTHTLSTAGGAAVRGAGALGYGVGTARGGSPRARVAAYRVCFRPVNGSECFDADVLSAFEAAIADGVHVISASVGGDANDYLYDAVAIGSLHAVKAGIAVVCSASNNGPDLGTVTNVAPWILTVAASSVDREFSALAVFNHTRVEGMSLSERWLHGEGFYPIIAGEEATAPGSKPKDAELCLMGSLDPEKVRGKIVVCLRGIAMRVLKGEAVRHAGGAAMILVNDEASGDDIYPDPHVLPAVHISYANGLALWAYIKSTKVATGFVVKGRTILGMRPVPVMAAFSSQGPNTVNPEILKPDITAPGVNVIAAWSGATSPTERSFDKRRVAFNMLSGTSMSCPHVSGIAGLIKTLHPDWSPSAIKSAIMTSATELDVERKPIQNSSHAPATPFSYGAGHVFPSRALDPGLVYDMTIVDYLDFLCALGYNATAMEDFNKGSFVCPSTHMSLHDLNYPSITAHGLRPGTTTMVRRRLKNVGPPGTYRVAVVREPEGVHVSVTPAMLVFREAGEEKEFDVNFTVRDPAPPAGYAFGAIVWSDGSHQVRSPLVVKTTQ, from the exons ATGGAGACCACCAGCGTGTCTGTGTCTGTCGAGTCCACGCGTCGCCGCCGTCACACCACCACGGCGTCGACTGCCGCCGTCCTCCTCGTCCTGCTCTGCTGTTCGCTGCTGCAGAGCCCCGCGGCCGCGCTCGCTTCCGGCTCCGGGAACCCGTCGTCGTACGTCGTGTACCTCGGTGGACATCCGCCGCGCGACGACGGCGTGTCGCCGGAGGTGGCGTCCCGGATGGCCGCCGACTCGCACTACGACCTCCTCGGCGCCGTCCTTGGAGA CCGGGAGAAGGCGCGCGAGGCCATTTTCTACTCGTACACCAAGCACATCAATGGCTTCGCCGCCAACCTCGAGCCCCGCCACGCCGCCGAGATCGCCAGTGAGCCTCTCACCGCCGATCGAACCCTCTCGCATGATGATCTGTCAAACATGCACGATCTATATATATTTTCTACTCTGAAATGCATTTCAGGGTACCCCGGAGTGGTGTCGGTGTTCCCCAACAGGGGCCGCAAGCTGCACACGACGAGGACGTGGGAGTTCATGGGGCTCGAGAGGGCCGGCGACGTCCCGCAGTGGTCGGCCTGGGAGAAGGCCAGGTACGGCGAGGACACCATCATCGGCAACCTCGACTCAG GCGTCTGGCCGGAGTCCAAGAGCTTCGACGACGGCGAAATGGGGCCCATCCCAGACGACTGGAAGGGCATCTGCCAGAACGACCACGACAGGACGTTCCAATGCAACAG CAAGCTCATCGGCGCGCGCTACTTCAACAAGGGGTGGGCGGAGGCGTCGCGTCTCCCGCTCGACGACGCGCTCAATACACCCCGGGACGAGAACGGGCACGGCACGCACACGCTGTCGACGGCGGGCGGCGCCGCGGTGCGCGGCGCGGGCGCGCTAGGGTACGGCGTGGGCACGGCGCGGGGCGGGtccccgcgcgcgcgcgtggCGGCGTACCGCGTCTGCTTCCGCCCCGTCAACGGCAGCGAGTGCTTCGACGCCGACGTGCTCTCGGCGTTCGAGGCCGCCATCGCCGACGGCGTGCACGTCATCTCGGCCTCCGTCGGCGGCGACGCCAACGACTACCTCTACGACGCCGTCGCCATCGGATCGCTCCACGCCGTCAAGGCCGGCATCGCCGTCGTCTGCTCCGCCAGCAACAACGGCCCCGACCTCGGCACCGTCACCAACGTCGCGCCGTGGATCCTCACCGTCGCCGCCAGCTCCGTCGACAGGGAGTTCTCCGCCTTAGCCGTCTTCAACCACACCAGGGTCGAG GGCATGAGCCTGTCGGAGAGGTGGCTGCACGGGGAAGGCTTCTACCCGATCATCGCCGGCGAGGAAGCGACAGCTCCGGGGAGCAAGCCGAAAGACGC CGAGTTGTGCTTGATGGGGTCCCTGGACCCGGAGAAGGTGAGGGGAAAGATCGTGGTGTGCCTGAGAGGGATCGCCATGAGGGTGTTGAAGGGGGAGGCCGTCCGCCACGCCGGTGGCGCCGCCATGATCCTCGTCAACGACGAGGCCTCCGGTGACGACATCTACCCCGACCCGCACGTGCTCCCGGCCGTGCACATCTCCTACGCCAACGGGCTCGCCCTCTGGGCGTACATCAAGAGCACCAA GGTTGCAACCGGGTTCGTCGTCAAGGGGAGGACGATCTTGGGCATGAGGCCGGTGCCGGTCATGGCGGCTTTCTCATCTCAGGGGCCCAACACGGTCAACCCTGAGATCCTCAAG CCAGACATCACGGCGCCGGGGGTGAACGTGATCGCGGCGTGGAGCGGCGCGACGTCGCCCACAGAGAGGTCATTCGACAAGCGGCGCGTGGCGTTCAACATGCTGTCCGGCACGTCCATGTCGTGCCCGCACGTCTCCGGCATCGCTGGCCTCATCAAGACCCTCCACCCGGACTGGAGCCCCTCCGCGATCAAGTCGGCCATCATGACAAGCG CGACGGAGCTGGACGTGGAGCGGAAGCCGATCCAGAACTCGTCCCACGCTCCGGCGACGCCGTTCAGctacggcgccggccacgtctTCCCGAGCCGCGCGCTGGACCCGGGGCTCGTCTACGACATGACCATCGTCGACTACCTCGACTTCCTCTGCGCGCTCGGGTACAACGCGACGGCCATGGAGGACTTCAACAAGGGGTCCTTCGTGTGCCCTAGCACCCACATGAGCCTCCACGACCTCAACTACCCGTCCATCACTGCCCACGGTCTGCGCCCCGGCACCACCACCATGGTCCGCCGCAGGCTCAAGAACGTCGGCCCGCCGGGGACGTACAGGGTCGCCGTCGTCAGGGAGCCCGAGGGGGTGCACGTGTCGGTCACGCCGGCGATGCTGGTGTTCAGGGAAGCCGGCGAGGAGAAGGAGTTCGACGTCAACTTCACTGTCAGGGACCCTGCCCCGCCCGCCGGCTACGCATTCGGCGCCATCGTCTGGTCTGATGGGAGCCATCAGGTGAGGAGTCCACTGGTGGTGAAGACGACGCAGTGA
- the LOC110431340 gene encoding zinc finger BED domain-containing protein RICESLEEPER 2-like has product MAGTSTRHGSVWCSGSGSSTDSSPSRNQRQSSVRQCCRRRFWCSGCEAVEGPERRRRPMADSEEVCGEVDANEERRMCGLAGDDDEDDLREDAEALFGRSFQAPVVVGDGDDQAANPDPEAEGGENNSVKRKRPCTSVVWEDYKKLFKVVNGKKVRYAAKCIHCNKEYSALSTGGTGHLARHREKCVKRREKCRMSQSQISFNPDGSMRNWEYCPIRARTALVKLLARLDVPICMGESDIFEEYIRDAHNPKFVPVSRQTTTRDIQKYFGDNKAKLVTLLSSSTVNSVSITSDIWSGNAKQDYLSVVAHYINSDWQMEKRVLGLRLIDCSHSGQNIAERVAIVLAEYGLTEKVFSVTLDNASSNVKAMQKLRPVLSKYLGIEVPPENPDNSDETEDLVNSMFLHQRCACHIINLIVKEALTDLKPLIELFRHAISWMNSSNQRIAGYSSFCTATNVRPRMFQLDMDVRWNSTYLMLKHLFPHKETFTTFMIANYPRSETGQLVVTDEHWLMAEKVLQFLELFYDSTVALSGVYYPTAPLMLHYLVKIAIHFKNYANDVHIGSVVQPMVDKYNKYWRKIPLLYSFAFILDPRAKMKGFTRVLRRLKNLTNTDYSVYLVTTRARLTDVYNKYEEKYGAVRLRRTAPINLSGKKRSAWDEIYDDDDCGGSPSGMMHPLSTLTMSRDTSATALLQAASSSASNASELVSYLDCDTVTQLDDEFNILNWWHQHKLTYPILSIMAKDILNVPVSTISSESTFSMTGRIIEERRRKLKPEMVEMLTCIKDWEAAEAKLQHQVEDKELEEAFENLYLD; this is encoded by the exons ATGGCCGGCACTAGCACACGGCACGGCTCT GTCTGGTGCTCCGGATCCGG ATCTAGCACTGATTCGAGTCCGTCGAGGAACCAGCGACAGAGTTCGGTGCGTCAATGTTGTCGCCGGCGATTCTGGTGCTCCGGTTGCGAAG CCGTTGAGGGACCAGAGCGCCGCCGACGACCGATGGCCGACTCTGAGGAAGTGTGTGGAGAGGTGGACGCAAATGAGGAGAGGCGGATGTGTGGACTGGCAGGAGATGACGACGAGGATGACCTGCGCGAAGACGCAGAGGCCCTGTTCGGTCGTAGCTTTCAAGCTCCCGTGGTGGTCGGCGACGGCGATGATCAGGCTGCAAACCCTGACCCAGAGGCAGAGGGGGGGGAGAACAATAGCGTCAAGCGCAAACGTCCCTGTACCTCTGTTGTCTGGGAGGACTACAAGAAACTTTTCAAAGTCGTCAATGGTAAGAAGGTCAGGTATGCTGCTAAGTGTATTCACTGTAACAAGGAGTACTCTGCTCTCTCTACTGGTGGCACTGGTCACCTAGCTCGGCATAGAGAGAAATGTGTGAAGAGGCGTGAAAAATGCCGTATGTCTCAGTCTCAAATCTCTTTTAACCCTGATGGTTCTATGCGTAATTGGGAGTACTGTCCTATCCGTGCTCGTACTGCACTTGTTAAATTGCTTGCTAGACTTGATGTGCCTATCTGTATGGGTGAATCTGATATTTTTGAAGAATACATTAGAGATGCTCACAACCCTAAATTTGTACCTGTTTCTAGACAAACTACAACTAGGGATATTCAGAAGTACTTTGGTGATAATAAGGCTAAGCTTGTTACTTTGTTGAGTTCATCTACTGTTAACTCTGTTTCTATCACATCTGATATTTGGTCTGGTAATGCTAAGCAAGATTATCTTTCTGTTGTTGCTCACTATATTAACTCTGACTGGCAAATGGAAAAAAGAGTACTAGGTCTTAGGCTAATTGATTGTTCCCACAGTGGACAAAACATAGCTGAGCGTGTTGCAATTGTTCTTGCTGAATATGGTTTAACCGAAAAGGTGTTTTCTGTTACTTTGGACAATGCATCATCTAATGTTAAAGCAATGCAAAAGCTTAGGCCTGTACTGTCTAAATACCTTGGTATTGAAGTTCCTCCTGAGAATCCTGATAACTCTGATGAGACAGAGGATCTAGTTAACTCTATGTTCCTACATCAGCGTTGTGCATGTCATATCATTAATCTGATTGTTAAAGAAGCCCTTACAGATCTTAAGCCTTTGATTGAATTGTTTAGACATGCTATATCTTGGATGAACTCATCTAATCAGAGGATTGCTGGTTATAGTAGTTTCTGTACTGCTACAAATGTTAGGCCTAGAATGTTTCAGTTGGACATGGATGTGAGATGGAATTCAACTTATCTGATGCTTAAGCATTTGTTTCCCCATAAAGAGACATTCACTACTTTTATGATAGCTAACTATCCTAGGTCTGAAACTGGCCAGCTAGTTGTGACTGATGAGCATTGGTTAATGGCTGAAAAGGTTTTACAATTTCTTGAGTTATTTTATGATTCAACTGTTGCTTTATCTGGTGTGTACTATCCTACTGCTCCACTCATGCTTCATTATCTTGTTAAGATTGCTATACACTTCAAGAATTATGCTAATGATGTTCATATTGGATCTGTAGTTCAACCtatggtagacaaatataacaagtatTGGAGGAAGATACCTTTGCTTTACTCTTTTGCATTTATATTGGATCCTAGAGCTAAAATGAAAGGTTTTACTAGAGTTCTTAGGAGGTTAAAGAATCTAACTAATACAGATTACAGTGTTTACTTGGTTACCACTAGAGCTCGTCTTACTGATGTTTATAACAAGTATGAAGAAAAATATGGTGCTGTTAGGCTGAGGAGGACTGCCCCTATTAACCTGTCTGGTAAGAAAAGGTCTGCTTGGGATGAaatatatgatgatgatgattgtgGGGGTTCTCCAAGTGGTATGATGCATCCTTTATCTACTCTAACCATGTCTAGAGATACTTCTGCAACTGCACTGCTGCAGGCTGCAAGTTCATCAGCTTCTAATGCCTCTGAACTGGTTTCCTATTTGGACTGTGACACTGTGACCCAGCTAGATGATGAGTTTAACATACTTAACTGGTGGCATCAGCACAAGCTTACTTATCCTATTCTTTCTATCATGGCAAAAGATATTCTTAATGTTCCTGTGTCTACCATCTCTTCAGAATCTACCTTTAGTATGACTGGCAGGATCATCGAGGAGCGGCGGAGGAAGCTAAAGCCTGAGATGGTGGAGATGTTGACCTGCATCAAGGACTGGGAGGCAGCAGAAGCAAAATTGCAACACCAGGTGGAGGACAAGGAACTTGAAGAAGCATTTGAGAACCTTTATCTTGATTAA
- the LOC8082277 gene encoding ADP-ribosylation factor GTPase-activating protein AGD12 isoform X1, with product MSSRYRADRGRAASDMTRKLRELLQKSDNRICADCSAPDPKWASANIGVFICLKCSGVHRSLGTHVSKVLSVTLDQWADDEINSMIEVGGNSYANAIYEAFLPEGYHKPHPDSSQEERADFIRSKYELQEFLKPSLRLVSNKGSLEATSSRKHTGSNVSLSASFNSEAGMVEFIGILKVKVIRGTKLAVRDLISSDPYVVLTLGQQKAKTSVIKRNLNPVWNEELKLSVPQQYGPLKLQVFDHDMLSKDDKMGDAEIDLQPMISAATAFGDPDLLADMQIGKWLKSPDNALARDSAVNVISGKVKQEVSLMLQNVESGEVELELEWIPLNQ from the exons ATGAGCAGCAGATACAGGGCTGACAGAGGGAGGGCTGCCTCAG ATATGACAAGGAAGCTCAGAGAGTTGCTTCAAAAGAGCGACAACCGCATATGTGCTGACTGCAGCGCACCTGATCCCAAATGGGC ATCAGCTAATATTGGAGTATTCATTTGTCTAAAATGCTCTGGTGTTCACAGAAGCCTTGGGACACATGTTTCAAAG GTGCTGTCAGTCACTCTAGATCAATGGGCAGATGATGAGATCAACTCCATGATAGAAGTTGGTGGAAACTCTTATGCCAATGCTATATATGAAGCATTTCTGCCAGAGGGCTATCACAAGCCGCATCCAGATTCTAGCCAGGAAGAGAGAGCTGATTTCATCAG GTCAAAGTATGAGCTGCAAGAATTTTTGAAGCCAAGCCTGAGGTTAGTTTCTAATAAGGGCTCTTTAGAGGCTACCAGCTCTCGGAAACATACCGGCAGTAATGTCTCTCTTTCTGCTAGTTTCAACAGTGAG GCTGGAATGGTTGAGTTTATCGGAATACTAAAAGTTAAAGTAATAAGAGGGACTAAATTAGCTGTAAGAGACCTGATAAGTAGTGACCCCTATGTTGTACTGACCCTAGGACAACAG AAAGCAAAGACTTCTGTGATTAAACGTAATCTGAATCCTGTTTGGAATGAAGAGCTTAAGCTGTCAGTTCCTCAGCAGTACGGGCCTCTGAAGCTT CAAGTGTTCGACCATGACATGCTATCAAAGGATGACAAAATGGGCGATGCCGAGATTGACCTGCAGCCGATGATCAGTGCAGCTACAGCGTTTGGCGACCCTGACCTACTCGCGGACATGCAGATCGGCAAGTGGCTCAAGTCCCCCGACAACGCGCTGGCGAGGGACAGCGCCGTCAATGTCAtcagtggcaaggtcaagcaGGAGGTCTCTCTGATGCTACAGAACGTGGAATCCGGGGAGGTAGAACTAGAGCTGGAGTGGATACCTCTCAATCAGTAG